The window TGAAGATTCTCAGGTAGCTTCACCGTTGGCAAACCATGTAGATTAGTTGAAAGCTGCCACATCTTGTACGCTTTCTTCCAGGTTCCATCCAACAAGATAAGACGAACTTTCTTGTTGTCCACGCTCTCCTCGTCAGTCAGTTCAGATAGGCACATGGACTGCTCTGATGGGTAGAGAATCAAGTGCTGATAGTCACCGTCCGCGAGTAAGTTGTTTAACGTTTCATCCTGAGAAAAATTCTCCCCTATCAGACAAATACACTTGTCTAAGCTTAAATTTAGTATCCGTGCCGTACCAAGGGGACGATGCTCTTCACTACTATGCTGAAGAATGATAAGTTCGACTCCGCTTTCTAGCGGTACAATCCACGAGCAAATACAAGCTTTGCGCGATTTTCCACACTGAGAACAATAACGAGACATAGAGTGAACCTTTATACTTTGCTGACCATCATCAGCGTTATCTGCGTCGTACTGCAGTTTGAACCAATGGCAAGCCTGAGTGAATGGCACGCCTATAATATCCGTCAAGGAGAATGGTGGCGAATCGTAACAGGAAATTTAACTCATACCAACTTTGCTCATTTAGGTATGAACTTGGCCGGGCTATGGATTATTAGCTTTGTTTTCCGCCCAAGTACAAAAAACTTCCTGATCGTATTTGTCCTTCTTTGTACTTTCGTCGGTGCATTGAACTTGTTCACCAGTATGAAAGTGTATGTCGGACTTTCTGGTGTGCTGCATGGTCTGTTTGGCTTTTGGGCGTTAAGAGAAGTATTCGAAGCAAGAAGAAGCAGCTTATTATTAGTAGGTGGGTTAATAGCCAAAGTGGTTTGGGAACAGCTTTACGGCCCATCCACAAGCACCGCAGCAATGATTGGTGCGCGCGTTGCAATTGATGCGCATCTGTTTGGGGCTATCGGCGGGTTAGGTATGGCGTTGCTGGAAAAAGGCTACCACCGCCGTTTGTTTGGGTAAAAAACCCCCGAACCAAGAAAGGGCAGGTTCGGGGCAGTACTAACCGGATACTATAATCAATAACACGATGTATAAAAGCCGTGGCTAGAGGATGATACGATCTTCGTTTTTCTTCAAAGTAGCATCTCCGATCCCCTTAACCTTCCCAAGGTCACTAACTGTTTTGAATGGGCCATGCTGGGTACGGTAATCCACAATATCTTGCGCTTTCTTTTCACCAATCCCTTTCAGCATTGTGGCAATCTCTTCTGCCGTTGCTGAATTTATGTTTACGGTGATTTCAATTCCTTCATATTTATCCGCTGTTGTATCTGCTGCCAACCCAAACGGTGTAAATACGCATAACAATAAAGTTAAAACCCATTTCATATTAAGCATATGCTTTCCTTATTAGTTGTAATAACAATTTCAGCGATGGTTTCATTGTTCTTGCTGATTAAAAACATCAGAACTAATTTAGGTAAAGCTCTCTATTGATTGAAGTTTGTTGTGCAGAAAATAAAACGGGCCGCTTACGCGACCCGTTTAAGTTGACATACAAATTTCACTATTAGTGCTTAGTTGCTCACAACAAAGTACTCAATGTCCGTATTAGCTCGAAGAACAGCCAGAACAGAAGACAAATCCTGTTGAGAAGATGAACGTGCCATCTGCACCGCTACTTGATCCTCTAGAGCGCTGTCTAGCTCAGAGGTAACCGCATCGAGTTCAATCACAACGACATTGCCTTCTAGATCTTTTGATTGCGCGTATACAGGCTTACCTTCAGCTGGT is drawn from uncultured Vibrio sp. and contains these coding sequences:
- a CDS encoding ComEA family DNA-binding protein, whose protein sequence is MKWVLTLLLCVFTPFGLAADTTADKYEGIEITVNINSATAEEIATMLKGIGEKKAQDIVDYRTQHGPFKTVSDLGKVKGIGDATLKKNEDRIIL
- the rrtA gene encoding rhombosortase, whose amino-acid sequence is MNLYTLLTIISVICVVLQFEPMASLSEWHAYNIRQGEWWRIVTGNLTHTNFAHLGMNLAGLWIISFVFRPSTKNFLIVFVLLCTFVGALNLFTSMKVYVGLSGVLHGLFGFWALREVFEARRSSLLLVGGLIAKVVWEQLYGPSTSTAAMIGARVAIDAHLFGAIGGLGMALLEKGYHRRLFG
- a CDS encoding DTW domain-containing protein yields the protein MSRYCSQCGKSRKACICSWIVPLESGVELIILQHSSEEHRPLGTARILNLSLDKCICLIGENFSQDETLNNLLADGDYQHLILYPSEQSMCLSELTDEESVDNKKVRLILLDGTWKKAYKMWQLSTNLHGLPTVKLPENLQGGYTIRKAPSQNSLSTVEAGFYALSILEPKQDFTSLLNVFEQMIEFQIAQMPPGVFEKNYLKDNND